The proteins below come from a single Chitinivibrionia bacterium genomic window:
- a CDS encoding 1-acyl-sn-glycerol-3-phosphate acyltransferase has translation MSEEVIEKKRKYARNLKAKREKFVGFMKRTVNNIIVLNEKNVKDMPKTHLLACCAHRSHLDYLVLGLKIPEFGASQIRFAAGDNLTRIPFLGSLFRSVGAFSVYRGKSSQRTYLMQLTHKVKMIVANGDTVIVFPEGGRSYNGKMGDIKSGIISAGVLAQKENPKQPIYYLPCGINYTNLPDIRAFDLLFKAKKIRDNSENVFTKTLGSILYYWADIKVFLGDWIFKKKTDIYLNVGKPVALSSITDVESKYRAEGKTAIAANKDAINDCATWLEKRFYEIFPILPLNITAYLFKKYGRKGLREEQVEKMLTQIKKMSFCVDALSNMDTKQILRTGISQLKENGATGGIYHVRLKRKNRLDYFAAFLESAIEYYEKQSEA, from the coding sequence ATGAGCGAAGAAGTTATAGAAAAAAAGCGAAAATACGCGCGAAATTTGAAAGCTAAACGAGAAAAATTCGTAGGATTTATGAAAAGAACAGTCAATAACATTATTGTCTTAAATGAAAAGAATGTAAAAGATATGCCGAAAACTCATTTGCTTGCTTGTTGCGCGCACAGAAGCCATTTGGACTATCTTGTTCTGGGATTGAAAATTCCCGAATTCGGCGCGTCTCAAATTCGATTTGCCGCGGGCGACAATCTTACTCGCATACCGTTTCTGGGAAGTTTGTTTCGCTCGGTCGGCGCGTTCTCGGTTTATCGCGGAAAATCGTCGCAAAGAACTTATTTAATGCAACTTACCCATAAAGTAAAAATGATAGTTGCAAACGGCGATACTGTTATAGTGTTTCCCGAAGGCGGACGAAGTTATAACGGAAAGATGGGCGATATAAAGTCGGGCATAATTTCGGCGGGCGTTTTGGCGCAGAAAGAAAATCCGAAGCAACCTATTTACTACCTGCCTTGCGGTATAAATTACACAAACCTTCCCGACATCCGTGCATTCGATTTGCTTTTTAAGGCAAAAAAAATACGCGATAATTCCGAAAATGTATTCACTAAAACTTTGGGGAGTATTCTTTATTATTGGGCGGACATAAAAGTGTTTTTGGGCGATTGGATTTTCAAAAAAAAGACTGACATATATCTTAACGTAGGAAAACCTGTCGCATTATCGAGTATTACCGACGTCGAGAGCAAATATCGCGCAGAGGGAAAAACGGCGATTGCGGCAAACAAAGACGCCATAAACGATTGCGCAACTTGGCTTGAAAAACGCTTTTACGAAATTTTCCCGATACTTCCGCTGAATATTACGGCGTATCTCTTCAAAAAATACGGACGAAAAGGCTTAAGGGAAGAGCAGGTCGAAAAAATGCTGACCCAAATCAAAAAAATGTCGTTTTGCGTGGATGCTTTGAGCAATATGGACACTAAGCAAATCCTCAGAACGGGAATTTCACAGCTCAAAGAAAACGGAGCTACAGGCGGGATTTATCACGTTCGCTTAAAAAGAAAAAATCGTCTCGATTATTTTGCGGCGTTTTTGGAATCAGCAATAGAATATTACGAAAAACAGAGCGAGGCGTAA